Proteins from a genomic interval of Paenibacillus sp. FSL H8-0048:
- a CDS encoding ABC transporter ATP-binding protein, with amino-acid sequence MEILKAQQLSFRYPEEDRDTLHELSFVIEEGEFVVLCGPSGSGKTTLLRHLKRELTPVGTSSGTLTYKGQPLSGLPAAVAAGEIGMVFQSPDAQIVMDTVWHELAFSMENLGLPPAVMRTRLAEICGLFGLEPLLYRPVHELSGGQKQLMNLASVLLLQPKVLLLDEPTSQLDPVAAREFIMALQRLNEEMAVTVIISEHRLEEVLPLADRVLMLEDGKLLADAAPRLFARQTGSGTLTSAGRYLPAASRLYLSLAPEADSAMPENIPLTVREGRRWLHTLKAGKDAGTGAKLVNNLDGPAVPAPLTSRILSAPEVYSPPSPAAEPLLTCREVTFRYEKEGREVLRKLTLTLKQGELLAVMGGNGAGKSTLLHVLNGLMKPQRGKIELVKCKTTGLLAQNPLLYFSYDTVAEELQHMGSYAGLSPEAAASRIEALLEVFQLREVLQSHPHDLSGGQQQQTALAMLLLMKPDILLLDEPTKGLDPAAKDRLAALLQQLRGQGISILIVTHDVEFAAKHATRCALLFDGGITAEGTPAEFFSSNYFYTTAVNRMVRDWLPQALTLEDVIRTWPASAYRC; translated from the coding sequence ATGGAGATCCTCAAAGCACAGCAATTATCCTTCCGATACCCTGAAGAAGACAGGGACACACTCCATGAGCTATCGTTCGTCATAGAAGAGGGTGAATTTGTCGTGCTCTGCGGCCCGTCCGGCAGCGGAAAAACCACCCTGCTGCGTCATCTGAAGCGGGAGCTTACCCCGGTAGGTACATCGAGCGGAACCTTGACCTACAAAGGACAGCCGCTGTCCGGGCTTCCGGCGGCGGTGGCCGCCGGGGAGATCGGGATGGTCTTCCAGAGTCCGGATGCACAGATCGTGATGGATACGGTCTGGCATGAGCTGGCCTTCTCCATGGAGAACCTGGGGCTGCCGCCTGCTGTTATGCGGACCCGGCTGGCGGAGATCTGCGGCTTGTTCGGGCTGGAGCCGCTGCTCTACCGTCCGGTACATGAGCTGTCAGGCGGACAGAAGCAGCTCATGAACCTGGCTTCAGTGCTGCTGCTTCAGCCCAAGGTGCTGCTGCTGGATGAGCCAACCTCCCAGCTTGATCCTGTTGCTGCGCGGGAATTCATTATGGCGCTGCAGCGGCTGAACGAGGAAATGGCGGTCACAGTGATCATCAGCGAGCACAGGCTGGAGGAGGTGCTGCCGCTGGCAGACCGTGTGCTGATGCTGGAAGACGGCAAGCTGCTGGCAGATGCCGCCCCCCGCCTGTTCGCCCGGCAGACCGGCAGCGGGACCTTGACCTCGGCTGGGCGTTACCTGCCAGCCGCCTCACGCCTGTACTTGTCGCTCGCTCCGGAAGCGGATTCGGCTATGCCGGAGAATATTCCCCTGACCGTGCGTGAGGGCAGACGCTGGCTGCATACCTTGAAGGCTGGAAAGGATGCTGGTACAGGTGCAAAGCTGGTTAATAACTTGGATGGGCCCGCAGTACCAGCTCCCCTAACTTCCCGCATACTATCTGCTCCAGAGGTGTATTCACCTCCAAGCCCAGCCGCAGAGCCTCTGCTCACCTGCCGAGAAGTGACCTTCCGGTATGAGAAGGAGGGCCGGGAGGTCCTCAGGAAGCTCACGCTGACGCTTAAGCAAGGGGAGCTCCTGGCAGTCATGGGCGGGAACGGTGCAGGCAAGTCCACCCTGCTGCATGTGCTGAACGGGCTGATGAAGCCGCAGCGCGGCAAGATAGAGCTGGTTAAGTGCAAGACTACCGGCCTGCTGGCGCAGAATCCGCTGCTCTACTTCAGCTATGATACGGTAGCCGAAGAGCTGCAGCATATGGGCAGCTACGCCGGGTTATCCCCTGAGGCAGCAGCAAGCCGGATTGAGGCTTTGCTCGAAGTGTTTCAGCTCCGGGAGGTGCTGCAGAGTCATCCCCATGATCTCAGCGGCGGGCAGCAGCAGCAGACCGCGCTTGCCATGCTGCTGCTGATGAAGCCGGATATACTGCTGCTGGATGAGCCGACCAAGGGGCTTGATCCGGCCGCCAAAGACAGGCTGGCCGCCCTGCTTCAGCAATTGCGCGGGCAGGGGATCAGTATTCTTATCGTAACGCATGATGTAGAGTTCGCGGCTAAGCATGCTACGCGCTGCGCGCTCCTGTTCGACGGGGGAATTACAGCGGAGGGCACACCGGCTGAATTCTTCAGCAGCAATTACTTCTATACCACGGCAGTCAACCGGATGGTGCGGGACTGGCTGCCGCAGGCATTGACACTAGAGGATGTGATTCGCACATGGCCCGCTTCCGCATACCGCTGCTAA
- a CDS encoding energy-coupling factor transporter transmembrane component T → MSSGFRSMHPVVALLYYAGLLLFALLVFHPLFLATEIAGLLALLLLQGQGRLLVRGLPFMLLMAASVALLNPLFSHRGAHILFYWLDQPITLEAVLYGLMMMTMLLTIFIWFLSYNYTVTTDKFMYLFAAAAPRMALLTLMAIRFVPLFQRRLRQITQLQRLRGVDTGTGSLKKRMTDGMTLLKVLLTWSLEEDLQTGDSMTARGYGSTKRSTYTIYKADLQDKLVMLLLTVSGVVTLLFWVQGYGKLEIYPRMRPADFGWQEAVMYGSFCLFVLIPAGLEGKEKWLWRSSKHSNYPSDTLKKTGTHSMSYRSS, encoded by the coding sequence ATGAGCAGCGGCTTCCGTTCCATGCATCCGGTAGTAGCCCTGCTGTATTATGCAGGGCTGCTGCTGTTCGCCCTGCTGGTCTTCCATCCGTTATTTCTGGCCACAGAGATAGCCGGGCTGCTGGCGTTGCTGCTGTTACAGGGCCAAGGGCGGCTGCTTGTGCGCGGCTTGCCTTTTATGCTGCTGATGGCAGCTTCCGTAGCCTTGCTGAACCCGCTGTTCTCGCATAGAGGAGCGCATATTCTGTTCTACTGGCTGGATCAGCCTATTACACTGGAAGCTGTGCTGTATGGACTGATGATGATGACAATGCTGCTTACTATTTTTATCTGGTTTCTATCCTACAATTACACGGTAACCACTGATAAATTCATGTACCTGTTCGCGGCGGCTGCGCCAAGAATGGCGCTGTTGACGCTGATGGCCATCCGGTTCGTGCCGCTGTTCCAGCGGCGGCTGCGCCAGATTACGCAGCTCCAGCGTCTGCGCGGCGTAGATACCGGTACGGGAAGCCTTAAGAAAAGAATGACAGACGGAATGACGCTGCTTAAAGTGCTGCTGACCTGGTCACTGGAGGAAGACCTCCAGACTGGAGACTCCATGACAGCCCGCGGCTACGGCAGCACCAAACGCAGCACCTACACGATATACAAGGCCGATTTGCAGGATAAGCTGGTGATGCTGCTGTTAACCGTTAGCGGTGTGGTTACGCTGCTGTTCTGGGTGCAGGGCTACGGCAAGCTGGAGATTTATCCCCGGATGAGACCGGCGGACTTCGGCTGGCAGGAGGCTGTCATGTACGGCAGCTTCTGCCTGTTCGTGCTCATTCCTGCGGGGCTGGAAGGAAAGGAGAAATGGTTATGGAGATCCTCAAAGCACAGCAATTATCCTTCCGATACCCTGAAGAAGACAGGGACACACTCCATGAGCTATCGTTCGTCATAG
- a CDS encoding DUF4430 domain-containing protein, which yields MFNLVKRGRGRLAPLLLLLMVLLLPGCSSAQPDQAGGGTQPPAGTPAAQTPRPGDEAAPLPGAAEGTAVPSAPADGTAAPAPPSAAAAQPTAGASEPAKTPAPPSAAAAQPTAGASEPAKTPAPPGAAATQPPAATHSPAATPMPPTPKPAPAATPKPDHAVTLSITGDEEHGVILAAAQYEIKQGESVLDLLKRITREQKIQMEYQGSKAFAYVEGIDNLYESDHGAESGWMYKVNGEFPSKAAGSWIVEPGDTIEWLYTLDLGKDLGAKTP from the coding sequence ATGTTCAATCTAGTCAAAAGAGGCCGGGGAAGGCTGGCTCCGCTGCTTCTCCTGCTCATGGTATTGCTGCTCCCCGGCTGCTCCTCAGCGCAGCCGGATCAGGCAGGCGGCGGTACGCAGCCGCCCGCCGGAACCCCGGCCGCGCAGACGCCGCGGCCTGGAGACGAAGCGGCTCCGCTGCCGGGAGCCGCGGAGGGCACTGCCGTACCCTCCGCCCCTGCGGATGGTACGGCAGCTCCAGCGCCGCCAAGCGCAGCGGCGGCGCAGCCAACGGCGGGCGCAAGCGAGCCCGCCAAGACCCCGGCGCCGCCAAGCGCAGCGGCGGCGCAGCCAACGGCGGGCGCAAGCGAGCCCGCCAAGACCCCGGCGCCGCCAGGCGCAGCGGCGACGCAGCCACCGGCCGCCACACATTCTCCGGCGGCCACACCCATGCCGCCGACCCCCAAGCCCGCTCCGGCAGCCACGCCCAAGCCGGACCACGCGGTCACCCTCTCCATTACCGGAGATGAGGAGCATGGCGTGATTCTGGCCGCCGCCCAGTATGAGATCAAGCAGGGCGAGAGTGTGCTGGACCTGCTGAAGCGGATTACGCGGGAGCAGAAGATCCAGATGGAATATCAGGGCAGCAAAGCGTTTGCTTACGTGGAAGGTATAGATAATTTGTACGAGAGTGACCACGGGGCAGAGAGCGGCTGGATGTACAAGGTCAATGGAGAATTTCCGTCCAAGGCTGCGGGCAGCTGGATCGTGGAGCCCGGGGATACCATCGAGTGGCTGTATACGCTTGATCTGGGCAAAGACCTGGGGGCCAAAACGCCATGA
- a CDS encoding S-layer homology domain-containing protein translates to MKNHSLSSRFTRLGLAVIMLFALLGAAVAPAGQAAAAQTGGTSAPAVSALPASEAASVTAAVYATAEFMLKNGVQSDWQAIGLAQAGYKVPASYLKALEGKVSEAKGVFARATDYARITLAVKALGGDPEKVAGYNLIEKLYNHDAITGQTLNNPVYALLALDSGSYTIPANAKWTQSKLLAEILAKQNPDGGFTLTTGASDPDMTAMTLNALAGHKQEAAVNTAGQRAAAWLSKAQDKNGGYGDSSESVAQAIIGLSAFGIDPAGAEYTKGQINLVSKLLSFSAKDGGFVHTAGGSSNPLSTEQALEALVAYKLFGTGGKLFDFSGTPVKNPQVSVAVTVEGPNGTLAEGSVYAGNVLKALEKTAAAKRLALVNEAGNYVTGIGGVIAGTFGGYDGWMYVVARGGAWIYPSVGMGDFALEENDRIVVYYGGDNTQVVDAVTVTPAQPQPGQDLKVQVTQKQWVWNEATFTSDPVTSPAAGVQVTIGGKTAVTDAAGVAALAGGLPANKYTLTVTGYLKDKTPAIVRHTVPVTVASAAADRPAFADVKSISPWALESVYTAYDRKLMNGVSEGSLMFAPKKNITRAEFAALLLRLTGNEPSAASSAGAFSDVKAGTWYYGTVNRAKELGIISGVTATAFKPDGLVTRQDMAVMMVRAFKLDAAGAEAGAGAGKFSDEDKISDYALSAVRTVTGLGYMSGTGGAFEPAAVVTREMAAAVAVRLP, encoded by the coding sequence ATGAAGAACCATTCTCTATCATCCAGGTTCACACGGCTGGGACTTGCTGTCATTATGCTGTTCGCACTGCTGGGAGCAGCTGTAGCTCCGGCAGGACAAGCTGCTGCTGCACAGACAGGCGGAACTTCCGCACCAGCGGTATCCGCTCTGCCCGCAAGTGAGGCAGCCAGCGTAACCGCTGCGGTCTATGCTACTGCGGAATTCATGCTGAAGAACGGAGTCCAGTCCGACTGGCAGGCGATTGGCCTTGCACAAGCAGGCTACAAGGTACCTGCCAGCTATCTGAAGGCGCTTGAGGGTAAGGTGAGTGAGGCTAAGGGTGTTTTTGCCAGAGCTACGGATTATGCCCGGATCACGCTTGCCGTTAAGGCACTGGGCGGCGACCCTGAGAAGGTGGCAGGCTACAACCTGATCGAGAAGCTCTACAATCACGATGCAATCACCGGCCAGACGCTGAATAATCCGGTTTATGCCCTGCTGGCTCTTGATTCCGGCAGTTATACCATCCCGGCAAATGCGAAATGGACACAATCTAAGCTGCTGGCAGAGATTCTGGCCAAGCAGAACCCGGACGGCGGCTTCACCCTGACCACGGGTGCGAGTGATCCGGATATGACAGCGATGACGCTGAACGCACTGGCTGGACACAAGCAGGAAGCAGCCGTGAATACTGCTGGTCAGCGGGCAGCCGCCTGGTTGTCTAAGGCACAGGACAAGAACGGCGGATATGGCGACAGCAGCGAGAGTGTAGCTCAGGCCATTATCGGTCTGTCTGCCTTCGGCATTGATCCGGCAGGAGCAGAGTATACCAAAGGCCAGATTAATCTGGTCAGCAAGCTGCTGAGCTTCAGTGCAAAGGATGGCGGATTCGTCCACACTGCGGGCGGCAGCTCCAATCCGCTCTCCACGGAGCAGGCACTGGAGGCTTTGGTAGCGTACAAGCTGTTTGGTACAGGCGGTAAGCTCTTTGATTTTAGCGGCACACCTGTGAAGAATCCTCAGGTAAGTGTCGCGGTTACAGTTGAAGGTCCGAATGGAACGTTGGCTGAGGGCAGCGTGTATGCTGGAAATGTGCTTAAAGCACTGGAAAAGACAGCAGCAGCCAAGCGCCTGGCCCTGGTCAATGAAGCAGGCAATTATGTGACGGGGATCGGCGGCGTGATTGCGGGTACTTTTGGCGGATATGACGGCTGGATGTATGTGGTTGCGCGCGGCGGAGCATGGATCTATCCAAGTGTAGGGATGGGCGACTTCGCACTGGAGGAGAATGACCGCATCGTGGTCTATTATGGCGGGGACAACACGCAGGTGGTTGATGCCGTAACCGTGACTCCCGCACAGCCGCAGCCTGGACAAGATCTGAAGGTGCAGGTAACCCAGAAGCAATGGGTCTGGAATGAGGCGACTTTCACCTCCGATCCGGTAACTTCACCGGCAGCAGGCGTACAGGTAACCATCGGCGGCAAAACAGCAGTTACAGATGCTGCGGGCGTGGCTGCTCTTGCTGGTGGTCTTCCGGCGAATAAATATACCCTGACGGTTACGGGATATCTGAAGGATAAAACCCCGGCCATCGTCCGTCATACGGTTCCGGTAACGGTGGCTTCTGCTGCGGCGGACCGTCCGGCTTTTGCCGATGTGAAGTCGATTTCGCCTTGGGCGCTGGAGTCGGTATACACGGCGTATGACCGCAAGCTGATGAATGGTGTGAGTGAAGGCAGTCTGATGTTTGCACCGAAAAAGAATATTACCCGTGCTGAATTTGCAGCACTGCTGCTGCGCTTAACCGGGAACGAGCCGTCTGCGGCGTCTTCCGCTGGGGCCTTCAGTGATGTTAAGGCCGGTACATGGTATTATGGAACAGTGAACCGGGCAAAAGAGCTTGGAATCATTAGCGGCGTGACAGCCACGGCGTTCAAACCGGACGGGCTGGTTACGCGCCAGGATATGGCTGTGATGATGGTTAGAGCTTTTAAACTGGATGCAGCTGGAGCGGAAGCCGGAGCAGGCGCGGGTAAGTTCAGCGACGAAGATAAAATTAGTGACTATGCATTGTCCGCTGTCCGTACGGTAACGGGACTTGGATATATGAGCGGCACCGGCGGCGCATTCGAGCCTGCTGCTGTCGTAACTCGTGAGATGGCTGCTGCCGTAGCGGTTAGGTTGCCATAG
- a CDS encoding GAP1-N2 domain-containing protein, whose amino-acid sequence MNRLSGSMITQQMYTRERRGVYRSTEGFDTVAKSESLDNNFVKKILHPFCLYDAPAELTARGEKDEELYPAALHLFHTESNETVIGESRYLAADFTGQRSAFFAHNFVVPPIRSEEIVEGYGSWLHAGFARSYEGEPGGTLPELESIPVATRELDVPSDPRSVLSGLGFTEELFKALLQAVMLSVAGKKKIYVALDVPISELSQRAVRLTEVLFAALPYDFRRRLGVITYAKEPQSRKYIHLTFVEKGSLRPGDRNIEKDYIFDLAGARFLNTDFGESRQIYADLAWKTLVEKGGSLRDFAKFADSLLLGESAERKLSLALYNELAVFYEIEQGNEALYTDNKNAILSGLLSYLKPEGKLDSRVRLNDMFLERFDREYDLIRKKGIPSVEILEQFKAYYALPGHNYRVKIVDYFINGMLNCQSGGREDVLAAAYGIIESNAELSEAFFKKVLSQALFRRALFEPYLESRLAAAAGTADILRLVSHFGRSLPEVLQQAAVRDTFKEYLLEKLQREPEPVAAVTAVHEAVQQAEKQRRRGGVYPEALSVMEELGTVADRFLLNRLSLDELTMEQLLEISFLRYRDTADWQPPLDAIAKRKANALRAAYRWFGEESPDEEIFAGLTPRELDDVQLLGARWLKEARSLEPFDRLPLAFYHSSEREGGPLDYDALLDLVVRKAGNDKETVYRFLDWSQHSWLFASSGKKLWPNYKRAVLRYFLKSDREAFKNREFRKTHLDTATPAMQTVYNEARAQLASPLARWVSRSRFQILISGSILGIILIAAVILLSQLGGRGKDTAAPVASPSPLPAVTGQAAAAAPVSVRLVGGDGETGGNNGGDAGTGGNADGGAGSGEAGKNNGVDAGDGEAGKNNGVKLLFSFTDAAECSAFKPERVGVESASGVTDYEVKATVSSCQVAAGAGVDGDAKGETGAGVDGDAKGEAGAGVDSDVRGETGAGVDGDAKGETGAGVDGDVKGEAGAGVDGDADSGAAASPAAAGTPPSRVYEVTVELSAGAKLAAGDMITAGRYSLKLEADPGSAPEAAATAAPSAEPSASASPEADTDAE is encoded by the coding sequence GTGAACAGATTGTCAGGGTCCATGATCACCCAGCAGATGTATACCCGCGAGCGCCGCGGCGTGTACCGGTCTACAGAGGGCTTCGATACAGTAGCGAAATCGGAGAGTCTCGATAATAATTTTGTCAAAAAAATCCTGCATCCCTTCTGTCTCTACGATGCCCCGGCTGAGCTTACGGCGCGCGGCGAGAAGGATGAGGAGCTGTATCCGGCTGCGCTGCACCTGTTCCATACGGAGAGCAATGAGACTGTGATCGGAGAGAGCCGTTATCTGGCGGCGGATTTTACGGGGCAGCGGAGCGCTTTTTTTGCCCATAATTTCGTGGTGCCGCCTATCCGTTCCGAAGAGATTGTCGAGGGGTATGGAAGCTGGCTGCACGCGGGGTTTGCCCGGAGCTATGAGGGGGAGCCTGGCGGGACCCTGCCTGAGCTGGAGTCGATTCCCGTGGCAACCCGAGAGCTGGACGTGCCGTCAGATCCGCGCAGCGTGCTGTCCGGTCTAGGATTCACAGAAGAGCTGTTCAAAGCCCTGCTGCAGGCGGTAATGCTGTCCGTAGCCGGGAAGAAGAAAATCTATGTAGCGCTGGATGTGCCCATCAGTGAGCTGTCGCAGCGTGCAGTCCGGCTGACGGAGGTACTCTTCGCTGCGCTGCCGTATGACTTCCGCCGCAGGCTGGGAGTGATCACGTATGCCAAGGAGCCGCAGAGCCGCAAATATATTCATCTGACCTTCGTGGAGAAGGGCTCTCTGCGTCCGGGCGACCGCAATATCGAGAAGGATTATATCTTCGATCTGGCAGGCGCAAGGTTCCTGAATACCGACTTCGGCGAGTCGCGGCAGATCTATGCCGATCTGGCCTGGAAGACGCTGGTGGAGAAGGGCGGAAGCCTCCGTGATTTCGCTAAGTTTGCCGACAGCCTGCTGCTCGGGGAAAGTGCGGAGCGTAAGCTGTCGCTGGCGCTCTACAATGAGCTGGCGGTTTTTTATGAAATTGAGCAAGGCAACGAAGCCTTATATACAGACAACAAGAACGCTATACTTAGCGGCTTGCTGTCCTATCTGAAGCCGGAGGGGAAGCTGGACTCGCGGGTGCGGCTGAATGATATGTTCCTGGAGCGGTTCGACCGCGAATATGATCTGATCCGCAAGAAGGGGATTCCGTCAGTGGAAATCCTGGAACAGTTCAAGGCGTATTACGCGCTGCCGGGCCATAATTACCGGGTGAAGATCGTCGATTACTTCATCAACGGGATGCTGAACTGCCAGTCCGGGGGCCGGGAGGATGTGCTGGCGGCGGCTTACGGAATTATTGAGAGCAATGCGGAGCTTAGTGAGGCGTTCTTCAAAAAAGTGCTGTCGCAAGCACTCTTCCGCAGAGCGCTGTTCGAGCCGTATCTGGAATCCAGGCTGGCTGCTGCTGCCGGAACGGCGGATATCCTCCGCCTGGTAAGTCACTTCGGCCGGAGTCTTCCAGAGGTGCTTCAGCAGGCAGCGGTACGGGATACCTTCAAGGAATATCTGCTGGAGAAGCTGCAGCGGGAGCCTGAACCGGTAGCGGCGGTAACGGCTGTTCATGAAGCGGTCCAGCAGGCAGAGAAGCAGCGCCGCAGAGGCGGTGTATACCCGGAGGCCTTGTCCGTTATGGAGGAGCTGGGCACCGTTGCCGACCGCTTCCTGCTGAACCGGCTCTCGCTGGACGAGCTGACGATGGAGCAGCTGCTGGAGATCTCGTTCCTGCGTTACCGGGATACGGCAGACTGGCAGCCGCCGCTCGACGCGATTGCGAAGCGCAAAGCGAATGCGCTGCGCGCGGCCTACCGCTGGTTCGGGGAGGAGTCGCCGGACGAGGAGATTTTTGCCGGATTGACGCCGCGTGAGCTGGACGATGTACAGCTGCTCGGCGCACGGTGGTTGAAGGAAGCGCGGAGTCTTGAGCCGTTCGACAGGCTGCCGCTGGCCTTCTATCACAGCAGTGAACGTGAAGGCGGACCGCTGGATTATGATGCGCTGCTGGATCTGGTGGTCCGCAAGGCGGGCAATGACAAGGAGACAGTGTACCGGTTCCTGGACTGGTCGCAGCATAGCTGGCTGTTCGCAAGCTCAGGCAAGAAGCTATGGCCGAATTACAAGCGGGCCGTGCTGCGGTATTTCCTGAAAAGCGACCGCGAGGCGTTCAAGAACCGGGAATTCCGCAAAACCCATCTCGACACAGCAACGCCTGCCATGCAGACTGTCTACAATGAAGCCCGCGCCCAGCTGGCTTCGCCGCTGGCGCGGTGGGTCAGCCGCAGCCGATTTCAAATCCTGATCTCAGGGAGCATCCTCGGGATCATTCTGATTGCGGCGGTTATCCTGCTGAGCCAGCTTGGGGGACGCGGCAAGGATACAGCTGCGCCGGTGGCCAGCCCCAGCCCGCTTCCGGCAGTGACCGGACAAGCCGCTGCAGCGGCCCCGGTCTCTGTCCGGCTTGTCGGCGGTGATGGAGAGACAGGCGGGAATAACGGCGGTGATGCGGGAACTGGCGGAAACGCGGACGGCGGAGCAGGAAGTGGAGAAGCGGGTAAGAATAACGGCGTGGATGCGGGGGACGGAGAAGCTGGTAAGAATAACGGCGTGAAGCTGTTGTTCAGCTTCACTGATGCTGCGGAATGCTCCGCCTTCAAGCCGGAGCGGGTAGGCGTGGAGTCCGCCAGCGGCGTTACGGACTACGAGGTCAAGGCAACGGTTAGCAGTTGCCAGGTTGCAGCAGGCGCCGGAGTAGACGGCGATGCGAAGGGTGAGACAGGCGCCGGAGTAGACGGCGATGCGAAGGGTGAAGCAGGCGCTGGAGTAGACAGCGATGTGAGGGGTGAGACAGGCGCCGGAGTAGACGGCGATGCGAAGGGTGAGACAGGCGCCGGAGTAGACGGCGATGTGAAGGGTGAAGCAGGCGCAGGAGTAGACGGCGATGCAGATAGTGGAGCCGCCGCCTCTCCAGCGGCGGCGGGGACTCCTCCGTCACGCGTATACGAGGTGACGGTGGAGCTATCAGCAGGCGCGAAGCTGGCGGCAGGTGATATGATCACCGCCGGAAGATACTCGCTGAAGCTGGAGGCAGATCCGGGCAGCGCCCCGGAAGCTGCAGCCACAGCCGCGCCTAGTGCAGAGCCATCCGCTTCTGCAAGCCCGGAAGCGGACACGGACGCGGAATAA
- a CDS encoding beta-mannanase: MKYAEADAGAPVITEVVSRVEDRFCTLRWRWPDGVQAVYIHKASAEAPDSHEHPPPGMKLYTREEYKANNGYRDRLDEIGMVAYTIYVRLSENGETLLVRQQDGGNRALVSAGKARIYYAVQHKKGLFSKLKTVQMTITAEVPVPKEVLCYVKKRDAHPSSKEDGARFPFVQDFAPGRNQLPPIEVGKDDFIRIFFTDGPKYGTYYELVPE; the protein is encoded by the coding sequence ATGAAGTACGCCGAGGCAGACGCTGGAGCACCGGTGATTACCGAAGTTGTATCCAGAGTAGAGGACCGGTTCTGTACGCTGCGCTGGCGCTGGCCGGACGGTGTACAGGCGGTATATATTCATAAGGCCTCTGCGGAGGCGCCGGACAGTCATGAGCATCCGCCTCCGGGCATGAAGCTCTACACGCGTGAAGAATACAAAGCGAATAACGGGTACCGGGACCGGCTGGACGAGATCGGAATGGTGGCTTACACCATTTATGTGCGGCTCAGTGAGAATGGGGAGACGCTGCTGGTCCGTCAGCAGGATGGCGGGAACCGGGCGCTCGTCAGCGCGGGCAAAGCGAGGATCTACTATGCGGTCCAGCACAAAAAAGGGTTGTTCAGCAAGCTGAAAACCGTGCAGATGACGATTACTGCCGAGGTGCCGGTACCAAAGGAAGTGCTCTGCTATGTCAAAAAGCGGGATGCGCATCCATCCTCCAAGGAGGACGGTGCAAGGTTCCCGTTCGTCCAGGACTTCGCTCCCGGGCGCAACCAGCTCCCGCCGATTGAGGTCGGCAAGGACGACTTCATCCGTATTTTTTTCACCGACGGGCCAAAATACGGGACGTATTATGAGCTTGTTCCCGAGTGA
- a CDS encoding vWA domain-containing protein: MQRKINLLLLLFSLLGAGVAFVLGELLLDRRPYDLPQMVLVGIYFAIVALCVGIGALVAETISPRLNGQSWKLRYLGTSWKMFPLMVVLLLGVGTLTEFVYELNFGGSKPVKNVVMVIDDSGSMSQSDPTDRRYAAAKNLVQQLKKDNKVAVVTFSNEASVVQPLLPLSKEANREKVMEVISSLKTTEGGTNISGALAEAMKVIHEDGADRGAMVILLSDGVSQFNTSTELTDYVARGIKINTIGLALDDPSGANLLQNIASGTGGQYYDVADANRLGDVFQQIYDRLGDRTLLTERSDQTADSPYYAVVRVLALVLLGTSLGLGLGIVFDNRHLARSFSIGGAVSGLVAGLILESGLNGDTLWDPITRLLALLVLAAILTLFTYIVPVGEGRLSRRGRAAGAANAPVDSIHSPRRNRGSKGF, translated from the coding sequence ATGCAGCGAAAAATCAATCTGCTCCTGCTGCTGTTCAGTCTGCTCGGCGCGGGTGTAGCGTTTGTGCTTGGTGAGCTGCTGCTGGACCGCAGGCCGTATGATTTACCTCAGATGGTGCTGGTCGGCATTTATTTTGCTATCGTGGCTTTATGTGTCGGAATAGGCGCTCTGGTCGCAGAGACGATCTCGCCGAGGCTGAACGGACAATCCTGGAAGCTGCGTTACCTGGGCACCTCGTGGAAAATGTTCCCGCTCATGGTCGTGCTGCTGCTCGGCGTGGGTACGCTGACCGAGTTCGTGTACGAGCTGAACTTCGGCGGCAGCAAGCCGGTGAAGAATGTCGTCATGGTGATCGATGATTCCGGCAGCATGTCGCAGAGCGACCCGACAGACCGGCGCTACGCGGCGGCCAAGAATCTGGTGCAGCAGCTCAAAAAAGACAACAAAGTCGCTGTGGTCACCTTCAGCAATGAAGCTTCCGTCGTCCAGCCGCTGCTCCCGCTCTCCAAAGAGGCGAACCGCGAGAAGGTAATGGAGGTCATCAGCAGCCTGAAGACGACCGAAGGCGGAACGAACATCAGCGGTGCGCTGGCTGAAGCGATGAAGGTGATTCATGAGGACGGCGCAGACCGCGGGGCGATGGTTATTCTTTTATCCGACGGCGTCAGCCAGTTCAATACCTCTACGGAGCTGACAGACTATGTGGCACGGGGAATAAAAATAAATACGATCGGGCTGGCCCTGGATGATCCGTCCGGTGCAAATCTGCTCCAGAATATCGCGAGCGGTACCGGTGGACAGTACTATGATGTGGCTGATGCGAACCGGCTTGGCGATGTATTCCAGCAGATTTATGACCGTCTGGGAGACCGGACACTGCTGACCGAACGCAGTGACCAGACCGCAGACAGCCCTTATTATGCTGTGGTGCGTGTGCTGGCCTTGGTGCTGCTTGGTACGTCGCTGGGTCTGGGCCTTGGCATTGTGTTCGATAACCGCCATCTGGCCCGGAGCTTCAGTATCGGGGGCGCGGTATCGGGACTTGTGGCAGGGCTGATTCTGGAATCCGGCTTGAACGGCGACACGCTCTGGGACCCTATAACCCGGTTGCTGGCGCTGCTCGTTCTGGCGGCTATTCTCACCTTGTTCACATATATCGTACCTGTAGGGGAAGGGCGCTTGTCGCGCCGGGGAAGAGCTGCGGGGGCTGCTAATGCGCCTGTGGACAGTATTCATTCACCCCGCCGTAACCGCGGCAGTAAAGGGTTCTAA